The following coding sequences lie in one Sphingomonas sp. M1-B02 genomic window:
- a CDS encoding cytochrome b, whose protein sequence is MAQIHRNHYGAVAAAFHWGIALLLFAQIYVGWTFGDMERGPARGLWFDWHKTLGFVILILSLARLGWRLMNPPPPLPAEMKSWERIAARANHIAFYVILIGLPLTGWAYISTGSGALASSTTPLVGGLSFPFLPGLPREGHDTFEDAHVLLVKITYALVALHVAAVLKHLLIDKGPLARRMPPFTGLRG, encoded by the coding sequence ATGGCGCAGATCCATCGCAACCACTACGGCGCCGTCGCCGCTGCCTTCCACTGGGGCATCGCGCTTCTGCTGTTCGCCCAGATCTATGTCGGCTGGACCTTCGGCGACATGGAGCGCGGCCCGGCGCGCGGGCTCTGGTTCGATTGGCACAAGACGCTCGGCTTCGTCATCCTGATCCTGAGCCTCGCCCGGCTGGGCTGGCGGTTGATGAACCCGCCGCCGCCTTTGCCGGCCGAGATGAAGAGCTGGGAACGGATAGCGGCGCGTGCGAACCATATCGCATTCTACGTCATCCTGATCGGCCTGCCGCTGACTGGCTGGGCCTATATCTCCACCGGATCGGGCGCGCTGGCGAGCAGCACGACCCCGCTCGTCGGCGGGCTCAGCTTCCCCTTTCTCCCCGGGCTGCCGCGCGAAGGGCATGACACGTTCGAGGACGCCCATGTCCTGCTGGTGAAGATCACCTACGCGCTCGTCGCGCTCCACGTCGCCGCAGTGCTCAAACATCTGCTTATCGACAAGGGGCCCCTGGCGCGGCGCATGCCGCCCTTCACGGGGTTGCGCGGCTAG
- the thpR gene encoding RNA 2',3'-cyclic phosphodiesterase: MHRLFVGLRPPHSIREQLLATMGGVPGARWQSDEQLHITLRFIGEVERPLAEDIAIALGNVRFPPLEVALAGVGQFDSRGRPNALWAGVRPHEALAGLHHKIDQALVRCGLPPEGRAYLPHITLARMNAAAAATSGFLEAQAGLASALFALDHFLLFESHLGREGATYDAVERYPLRA, encoded by the coding sequence ATGCACCGTCTCTTCGTCGGCCTCCGCCCGCCCCACTCGATCCGGGAGCAACTGCTCGCGACGATGGGCGGCGTCCCCGGCGCGCGGTGGCAAAGCGACGAACAGCTCCACATCACCCTGCGTTTCATCGGCGAAGTTGAGCGGCCGCTTGCCGAGGACATCGCGATCGCACTCGGCAACGTCCGCTTCCCCCCGCTAGAGGTTGCGCTGGCGGGGGTGGGCCAGTTCGACAGCCGGGGTCGGCCCAATGCGCTGTGGGCCGGGGTCCGGCCGCACGAGGCATTGGCCGGGCTCCACCACAAGATCGATCAGGCGCTCGTCCGCTGCGGCCTGCCGCCCGAGGGCCGCGCCTATCTGCCCCACATCACTCTCGCCAGGATGAATGCCGCCGCAGCCGCGACCAGCGGCTTCCTCGAAGCCCAGGCGGGTCTCGCCAGCGCGCTCTTCGCGCTCGATCATTTCCTCCTGTTCGAAAGCCATCTCGGCCGCGAGGGCGCAACGTATGACGCAGTAGAGCGCTACCCGTTGCGGGCCTGA